Sequence from the Candidatus Syntrophosphaera sp. genome:
GTGAGCTTTATTCAGTTCGGAGCAGGGGCAGGAAATTGAGCTGGAATTCTTCCTGCATCTTGTTTCCGCTGATATCCTCCGCGAAGATGCTGAGGACGTAGGAGCGGTAGTTTTGCAGGGGCTGGCGGGGTTGGAACAGATATATGTCGCTATCGGATTGGATGATATCAAGAGGAACTTCAGCAGAAGACCGCGCGGCCGTGAGTCTGGCCTTGAGGCCCGAGATAGGGATGATCTCCGAGAAACGCACTTCCAGAACCGGCTCCAAGTTGTTGACCGAGGTTCCGTTGCGGGGATCGGTGAAGGTGACAAACGGCGCAGTGGTGTCATCCTCAGGCACGGAGCGGAATTCGACCCTTTCCAGGGGCGTCGTGTTTCCTTTCAGGTCCCTGAGCTGGCGGACTTCCACAAAGTAGGAAAAGCTCTCCTGTCTGGCTGTGAGCAGGGTCATTTTATTGTCCCGCAGCCGCGAGATCAATATCGGCAGGTCCGTTTGAGTGTCCGAACTGACGATGTTCACCGATCCATAGCTGGCGGCCGGTTCGGAGAAAGTGACCTCGATTTCCCGCGGAGACTTGCCCAGGGCGGTTCTGATCACAGGTCTGGTGGTGTCAGCATAGGCGAGGGTTAGGTTCAGGTTCATGGATCTGTCGAGGTTTGCCCGTTGTTCGAACCAGGGCTCGCGGGAGAAATCGTAGCGGCCGTTTTGGTCTTTGTCGATATAGGCCCTAAGGATGTAGGAGGCGGGATTGAGGGCCTCGAGCGCGTAGGTGGGCCCGCTCATCGCCATATTCATCACCAGCAGGGAATCCGCCGAGAGGAGGCTCATCTGGACCGGCAGGCCCAGGTCAGCCGGGTTTTCATACTCGAAGTTCCCGGCGATCCGCAGGTTGTTCAGGTCTCCGTTGGCGAAGACCAGAGTCTGGTTCTCGGCCAGGGCGTTGCCGCGCAGGTCTTTGAGCCGGGTGCTGATGGTCACGTAGTAGTTCGTGTCCGGGAGCAGATCGCCGTAAAGCCTGATCAGCAGGGTGTTTTTGTCCACGGTCACCTTTTTGTCGGCGACCGGGGGATAGATATAGATCGCCTGGGTGACGGAGCTTTTGTCCAAGGGTTTGGAGAAATTGATCTCGATCCTGCCGGAACCGAGTTGCCCGTATTGAGGCGGCAAAGTGGTGAGGACCGTGGGTTTTTCCAGGTCTTCGGGCCCGCCGGTGGGATTCTTTTTGCTGCCGCAGGAGGCCAGAACGAGGATCAGCAGCAACAACCCGAAAAGCTTAATAACCTTGTTCACGCAGGCCCTCCATGCTCAGATCCAGATGGTTGCCTTGGTTGAGGATGTATTTGCCCAGGATGTCGTATTCCAGGTTGACTGTGTTTCCCGGCGCGAGTTTGCCCAGATTGCTGTTCTGCAGGGTGTGGGTGATCAGGGCAACCGTGAAGGAGGAGGAATCGAGCTCCGTAACGGTGAGGCTGACCCCGTTGATCGCGATGGAGCCTTGGGACACGACCAAAGGCCGGTCCTGGGAATGAAGTTCAAAACGCAGATAGGTTGTGGAGCCGATGACGCGGCTGGCCAGGAGTTGAGCGGTCCTGTCGATATGGCCCAAAACCCAGTGCCCGTCCAGGCGGTCCCCGACCTGCAAGGCGGGCTCCAGATTGAGCAGGGTGTTCGCGTTCCAGGCCGAGGCGGTGCTTTTGGTGAGGGTTTCCCGCATCACTTCCACGGTGAAACTCCTGCTGTCGAAGCTCAGAACGGTGAGGCAAATGCCGTCGCAGGCGATGCTGGCTCCTTCACGCAGATCGGAGAATGAGGCCGGACGCTCGACCGTGACGAGGTGTTTTCCCCCGGAAGGCACGCTGCGCAGGACTTTGGCTGTGGCCTGGATTATCCCCGTGAACATGGCTTAGACCGGATAGCGCCTTTTCCAGGCGTTGGATAGGGTGAGCATGCTGCTGTATTCCAGGTCGCCACCAAAAGGTATTCCCGTGGAGAGGCGGGTTACCTGAACCCCTTTGTCCTTGAGGATCTCGGAGAGGTAATGGATGGTGGCTTCGCCTTCCGGAGAGGGTTTCAGGGCCAGGACGATCTCTTCCGGATGGAGGCGGCCGATCGCTTCCAGCAGGGAATCCGACCTGATCTGCTCAGGCCCGTAGCCATCGATGGGGGAAAGCAGGTGTCCGAGGACGAAATAGCGGCCCCGGTAGTCGTTCATGTTTTCGATGATCTGGATGTCGGCTGTGGTTTCAACGATGCAGAGCAGGCCGTCCAAACGCTCCTGGGACAGGCAGATCTGGCAGGGATCGCTTTCGGAGAGCATGTTGCAGAGCTGGCAGGTGGTGAAGCTTTCCACCGTGGTTCTGACCGTGTCCGCGAGCTCCAGGGCAAAGCTTTTATCCTGGCTCACGAGGAACCAGGCGAGGCGCTGCGCGGTTTTGCGGCCAATGCCTGGAAAGCGGTTCAGGATTTGGATCAAGCGTTCCAGGCCGGGGGAGATCAGCATTCAGGCAACCTGGGCTGTGAATCAGCTTAGAACAATCCGGGGATATTCATCCCGCCGGTGATCTTGCCCATGATCTCTTCGGTGGCCGCGGCGACCTTGGCATGGGCCTCCTGCAGCGCGGCAACAATCAGGTCCTCAAGCATTTCCACATCATCGGGGCTCACCGCCTCGGGATCGATCTTGAGGGATTTAAGCTCAAACTTGCCGGTCATTTCCACCTTGACAACTCCGCCGCCGGCGCTGGCTTCAAAGGTGGAATCTTCCAGCTCCTGCTGGGATTTCATCATTTCCTGCTGCATCCGCTGGGCCTGTTTCAGCATCTGGTTCATGTTTTGCATATAAACTCCTTGGGCTTTGGCGATCCTTGCGTCAAATCGCGCTTATCAAAAAGTGCTTTCAACCATTCTGGCCGGATCGCGGTTTTCGTCAAGAGATATCTAAGCCATCGCGGCCTGAGCCTCGGATAGGCCTGAGGCGGAGATCACTTGTGGGGCTTGTTTTGATAGTGGCGGGAATCGCCCCATTCGCCATAGCCGATGGTTTCCCCGATCGACCTGATGCGGTTTTCCAGGCAATTGCGGCAGAGGCTGGCGTTCTCATCCAGGCAGGGTTTCCCGTCATAGAGCTGGTATCCTGCCCGGTAGCTTACATCCGTGAGGTTGGGCATGATGATGTTGGCGCCGGCGAGGAGGCCAAGTTCGCGTCCGGTCGGCATCAAAGCCTGCAGCGCGGTGGTGGAGGCGATGTTCACATCCTTCAGGGCGATGCGGCAGACGGCAATCATCTTCAAAGCGTTTTCCAGAGCCGCCTCCGGATCGTATCCAACGCTGAGGTGGCCCAGCGGAGTGTCCTGATGGGGGATGAAGGGTCCCATGCCGAGCATGTCGATGTCCTGGTCGTAAAAGAACAAAATGTCGTCGGCCAGGTCAGACACGGTCTGGCCCGGCAGGCCGATCATCACGCCGGTTCCCACCTGGTAATTAAGCTCGCGCAGCAGGTCCAGGCAGTTTTTCCTGCGCTGGAAGGAATGGTCAGCCGGATGGAGTGATTCATAGAGCGCGGGATTGGTGGTTTCGATGCGCAGCAGGTAGCGATGCGCGCCA
This genomic interval carries:
- a CDS encoding Ig-like domain-containing protein; protein product: MNKVIKLFGLLLLILVLASCGSKKNPTGGPEDLEKPTVLTTLPPQYGQLGSGRIEINFSKPLDKSSVTQAIYIYPPVADKKVTVDKNTLLIRLYGDLLPDTNYYVTISTRLKDLRGNALAENQTLVFANGDLNNLRIAGNFEYENPADLGLPVQMSLLSADSLLVMNMAMSGPTYALEALNPASYILRAYIDKDQNGRYDFSREPWFEQRANLDRSMNLNLTLAYADTTRPVIRTALGKSPREIEVTFSEPAASYGSVNIVSSDTQTDLPILISRLRDNKMTLLTARQESFSYFVEVRQLRDLKGNTTPLERVEFRSVPEDDTTAPFVTFTDPRNGTSVNNLEPVLEVRFSEIIPISGLKARLTAARSSAEVPLDIIQSDSDIYLFQPRQPLQNYRSYVLSIFAEDISGNKMQEEFQLNFLPLLRTE
- a CDS encoding riboflavin synthase encodes the protein MFTGIIQATAKVLRSVPSGGKHLVTVERPASFSDLREGASIACDGICLTVLSFDSRSFTVEVMRETLTKSTASAWNANTLLNLEPALQVGDRLDGHWVLGHIDRTAQLLASRVIGSTTYLRFELHSQDRPLVVSQGSIAINGVSLTVTELDSSSFTVALITHTLQNSNLGKLAPGNTVNLEYDILGKYILNQGNHLDLSMEGLREQGY
- the recR gene encoding recombination mediator RecR — encoded protein: MLISPGLERLIQILNRFPGIGRKTAQRLAWFLVSQDKSFALELADTVRTTVESFTTCQLCNMLSESDPCQICLSQERLDGLLCIVETTADIQIIENMNDYRGRYFVLGHLLSPIDGYGPEQIRSDSLLEAIGRLHPEEIVLALKPSPEGEATIHYLSEILKDKGVQVTRLSTGIPFGGDLEYSSMLTLSNAWKRRYPV
- a CDS encoding YbaB/EbfC family nucleoid-associated protein produces the protein MQNMNQMLKQAQRMQQEMMKSQQELEDSTFEASAGGGVVKVEMTGKFELKSLKIDPEAVSPDDVEMLEDLIVAALQEAHAKVAAATEEIMGKITGGMNIPGLF
- the hydE gene encoding [FeFe] hydrogenase H-cluster radical SAM maturase HydE — its product is MRPNRNELIDMLALTDPEEIQAMYDRAYEVKKQYVGTKVYFRGLIELSNICAKNCYYCGIRAGNEKVARYTIDRDEVLAEAAWCHQQGYGSIVLQSGEREDEAYTAYITDLVRSIKGLSQGELGITLSLGEQSEEVYRQWFEAGAHRYLLRIETTNPALYESLHPADHSFQRRKNCLDLLRELNYQVGTGVMIGLPGQTVSDLADDILFFYDQDIDMLGMGPFIPHQDTPLGHLSVGYDPEAALENALKMIAVCRIALKDVNIASTTALQALMPTGRELGLLAGANIIMPNLTDVSYRAGYQLYDGKPCLDENASLCRNCLENRIRSIGETIGYGEWGDSRHYQNKPHK